A region from the Lolium perenne isolate Kyuss_39 chromosome 4, Kyuss_2.0, whole genome shotgun sequence genome encodes:
- the LOC127348960 gene encoding uncharacterized protein, producing the protein MQSHQLQMPPTAPTPRARPKRATAPLDAAARARLAALPRSADDSSGSEHDAAPALSSLVNEYLLEADATVRSATILAAEASSDPEEDPDGTTSSPAAAADTLEEIKASLDPDDELRRRLVFAVADAMRGLDDLRPNLSAFRRAVMSRLRERGHDAGLCKARWDKSSVMAAGSHEYIDVVVTGGESEKRYVVDVSFAAGFEVARPTVEYEAVRAVLPEVMVARPEHLKRVVKLAASAARRSLKRSSLSVPPWRKRRFMMAKWLGPYKRTVNSVQASAGTALPSSGMAGICRTIVGFLPPPAVVGTSSDRLWG; encoded by the coding sequence ATGCAATCTCACCAGCTGCAGATGCCACCAACGGCGCCGACGCCCCGCGCCAGGCCCAAGCGTGCCACTGCGCCACTCGACGCCGCCGCGAGAGCCCGCCTCGCTGCCCTCCCCAGAAGCGCCGACGACAGTAGCGGCAGCGAGCACGACGCGGCGCCCGCACTCTCCAGCCTCGTCAACGAGTACCTCCTCGAGGCGGACGCCACCGTCCGGTCCGCCACCATCCTCGCCGCGGAAGCCTCCTCCGATCCGGAAGAAGATCCCGACGGCACCACCAGCTCGCCAGCCGCGGCGGCGGACACGCTCGAGGAGATCAAAGCCAGCCTAGATCCAGACGACGAGCTACGCCGCCGGCTCGTCTTCGCCGTGGCGGACGCCATGCGCGGGCTGGACGACCTGCGGCCGAACCTGTCGGCGTTCCGGCGCGCCGTGATGTCCCGCCTGCGTGAGCGCGGCCACGACGCCGGACTGTGCAAGGCGAGGTGGGACAAGTCGAGCGTCATGGCCGCCGGGAGCCACGAGTACATCGACGTCGTGGTCACCGGTGGCGAGAGCGAAAAGAGGTACGTCGTGGACGTCAGCTTCGCGGCCGGCTTCGAGGTTGCGAGGCCAACGGTAGAGTACGAGGCGGTCCGGGCGGTGCTGCCGGAGGTGATGGTCGCGCGCCCTGAGCACCTCAAGCGGGTTGTCAAGCTCGCGGCCTCGGCGGCGCGCCGCTCGCTCAAGCGCAGCAGCCTCAGCGTGCCGCCCTGGAGGAAGAGACGGTTCATGATGGCGAAATGGCTGGGGCCCTACAAGCGGACCGTTAACTCCGTGCAGGCATCGGCGGGTACGGCATTGCCAAGCAGTGGCATGGCGGGGATCTGCCGGACTATTGTTGGCTTCTTGCCGCCGCCTGCGGTGGTGGGGACATCGTCGGACAGGCTTTGGGGTTGA
- the LOC127295709 gene encoding F-box protein At3g07870, translating into MTLSRVPVLFGDEFLSSWPPSPRGNREKSRNRHFGRFANPSDLVSALPMAANTQGCDLPEEMISEILIRLPRKYLLRCGAVCKAWRRLTADRSLLFNHHLRQPAQPLITFFHERSDALGFSTNCLEAVDLAADTRRRVLARFADKERRWDRDRNYNAFYALGIHGSCDGLVLLSFESSNAFNTTFFVCNPATRQGTLLPLPRDVLGIAGFYAHAGAASREYRVLYLYRRRDNDESECFILTLGSQVPRSIQRRASSAAVFGEVERVLHGACSWPPVLLHGSLHWPPTRQQQGGILLVFHTDAESFSSIPPPAAAGACEHARLFEMDGKLAMFCWQKNTWTSDLWLMDDYQAAVWIRRHQIELSPMPRPSQGFLWNPPFVYRGGDMLIDGAWRSVLHYDSKGQLQGSFGCDVFRLQLTPYLLKESLVLHDFLHEFLGVA; encoded by the exons ATGACCCTTTCCCGAGTACCCGTCTTGTTTGGTGACGAGTTCTTGAGTTCTTGGCCTCCCAGTCCGAGGGGAAATCGAGAGAAATCAAGGAACAG GCATTTCGGAAGATTCGCGAACCCCTCCGACCTCGTCTCCGCCCTTCCCATGGCGGCGAATACCCAGGGTTGCGACCTCCCGGAGGAGATGATCTCGGAGATCCTCATCCGCCTGCCGCGCAAGTACCTCCTCCGCTGCGGCGCGGTCTGCAAGGCCTGGCGCCGCCTCACCGCAGACCGCTCCCTCCTCTtcaaccaccacctccgccagccAGCCCAGCCCCTCATCACCTTCTTCCACGAGAGAAGCGACGCCCTCGGCTTCTCCACCAACTGTCTCGAGGCCGTCGACCTCGCCGCCGACACGCGCCGCCGGGTGCTCGCGCGGTTCGCCGACAAGGAGCGCCGCTGGGACCGCGACCGCAACTACAACGCCTTCTACGCGCTCGGCATCCACGGCTCCTGCGACGGCCTCGTCCTCCTCAGCTTCGAGTCGTCCAACGCCTTCAACACCACCTTCTTCGTCTGCAACCCCGCGACGCGCCAAGGTACCCTCCTCCCGCTGCCTCGCGATGTCCTAGGGATCGCCGGGTTCTACGCGCACGCCGGCGCCGCTTCCCGGGAGTACCGGGTGCTGTACCTCTACCGGCGCCGGGACAACGACGAGAGCGAGTGCTTCATCCTTACGCTGGGCTCCCAGGTGCCCAGGTCCATCCAGCGTcgggcgtcgtccgccgccgtgtTCGGGGAGGTGGAGAGAGTGCTCCACGGCGCTTGCAGCTGGCCGCCCGTCCTTCTCCACGGCAGCCTGCACTGGCCGCCGACGCGCCAACAGCAGGGCGGCATACTACTGGTCTTCCACACAGATGCCGAGTCTTTCAGTTCGATTCCTCCTCCTGCGGCCGCCGGCGCATGTGAGCACGCTCGGCTGTTCGAGATGGACGGCAAGCTCGCCATGTTCTGCTGGCAGAAAAATACGTGGACCTCCGATCTTTGGCTCATGGACGACTACCAGGCGGCCGTCTGGATCCGCAGGCACCAGATCGAGCTATCGCCCATGCCCCGTCCCTCCCAAGGGTTCCTCTGGAATCCACCATTCGTGTACCGAGGGGGAGATATGCTGATTGATGGCGCCTGGAGATCCGTGTTGCACTATGACAGCAAGGGGCAATTGCAGGGCTCTTTCGGCTGCGATGTTTTCCGCCTCCAACTTACTCCATATCTGCTCAAAGAAAGCCTTGTCCTCCATGACTTCCTCCACGAGTTCCTCGGTGTTGCATGA